From Spirochaeta isovalerica, one genomic window encodes:
- the eno gene encoding phosphopyruvate hydratase translates to MDTIEYVEAREILDSRGNPTVEVDVMLADGSFGRAAVPSGASTGVHEAVELRDGDKGRYLGKGVQKAVENVNNIIADAVIGLSALDQVDVDRTMIELDGTDNKGKLGANAILGVSMAVARAAAQHLEIDLYRYLGAYKSNLLPVPMANIINGGSHADNSVDFQEFMVMPVGADSIREAVRWIAEIFHNLKSLLKAAGLSTAVGDEGGFAPNFKSNEEALKFIMDAIEKAGLKAGDDVMIALDPAASEFSEKQADGSYIYELKWSTGEKLTSAQMADFWADWAERYPIVSIEDGMNEDDWDGWKTLTDKIGDKVQLVGDDLFVTNTKRLATGIEKGIANSILIKVNQIGTLTETFEAVEMAKKAGYTAIISHRSGETSDTFIADLVVGLQTGQIKTGSMSRSDRVAKYNQLMRIEDELGNRSEYAGRDAFYSIK, encoded by the coding sequence ATGGATACTATTGAATACGTTGAGGCAAGAGAAATCCTCGATTCAAGAGGAAACCCGACTGTAGAAGTTGATGTTATGCTGGCTGATGGTTCTTTCGGCCGTGCCGCTGTGCCTTCAGGAGCTTCTACCGGAGTACATGAAGCGGTTGAGCTCAGAGACGGAGACAAAGGCCGCTACCTTGGAAAAGGTGTTCAGAAAGCTGTTGAAAATGTAAACAACATCATAGCCGATGCCGTAATCGGACTCAGCGCTCTCGATCAGGTCGATGTAGACAGAACAATGATCGAACTTGACGGAACAGACAACAAAGGAAAACTGGGAGCCAACGCGATCCTCGGTGTTTCCATGGCCGTTGCCAGAGCTGCCGCGCAGCACCTGGAAATAGACCTCTACCGTTACCTCGGTGCCTACAAATCAAACCTGCTTCCCGTGCCCATGGCAAACATCATCAACGGAGGAAGCCACGCAGACAACTCTGTTGACTTTCAGGAGTTTATGGTTATGCCCGTCGGAGCAGATTCCATCAGAGAAGCAGTCCGCTGGATTGCAGAAATCTTCCACAACCTGAAAAGCCTGCTCAAAGCTGCCGGTCTTTCCACAGCTGTAGGTGACGAAGGGGGATTCGCTCCCAACTTCAAATCCAACGAAGAAGCTCTCAAATTCATCATGGACGCAATCGAGAAAGCCGGACTCAAAGCCGGAGACGATGTTATGATCGCCCTCGACCCCGCCGCTTCCGAGTTCTCTGAAAAACAGGCTGACGGTTCCTATATCTACGAACTCAAATGGTCTACAGGAGAAAAACTGACTAGCGCGCAGATGGCTGATTTCTGGGCTGACTGGGCCGAAAGATATCCCATCGTCTCTATCGAAGACGGTATGAACGAAGATGACTGGGACGGATGGAAAACCCTGACAGACAAAATCGGAGACAAAGTACAGCTTGTAGGTGACGACCTGTTCGTAACCAACACAAAAAGACTGGCAACGGGAATCGAGAAGGGAATCGCCAACTCCATCCTGATTAAAGTTAACCAGATCGGAACACTGACTGAAACTTTCGAAGCTGTTGAAATGGCTAAAAAAGCCGGATACACAGCTATCATCTCCCACAGATCAGGAGAAACTTCCGATACATTCATCGCTGACCTGGTAGTGGGTCTCCAGACAGGACAGATCAAAACAGGATCCATGTCCAGATCTGACAGAGTCGCTAAATACAACCAGCTGATGAGAATCGAGGACGAACTGGGCAACCGCAGCGAGTACGCCGGACGGGACGCTTTCTACTCGATCAAATAA
- a CDS encoding acylphosphatase: MIKSGIAIVRGRVQGVGFRYSALNKARSLGLRGWVRNEMDGSVTARFEGDEQDFLTYLEWLHTGPSSASVSHVDFRELNPENDLGQFQVSF, translated from the coding sequence GTGATTAAATCGGGAATCGCTATAGTGCGGGGGCGGGTGCAGGGTGTGGGCTTCCGTTATTCCGCGCTCAATAAAGCAAGATCCCTCGGACTTCGGGGATGGGTCCGTAACGAAATGGACGGGTCTGTAACGGCTCGGTTTGAAGGAGATGAGCAGGATTTTCTCACCTATCTCGAGTGGCTGCACACCGGTCCGTCTTCCGCATCGGTCTCTCATGTCGATTTCAGAGAGCTGAATCCCGAAAACGATCTCGGTCAGTTTCAGGTCTCATTCTAA
- a CDS encoding response regulator: MGKSLLIVEDEDAIRLTLREFLTRKGYDVHVASDGVGAIRQLLDNNIDMIVSDYRMPSLGGDYWIRFLQHFCAEIPVLITSGFLSPEIPIPFTVIYKPFDYGELEERIASEIGRD; this comes from the coding sequence ATGGGAAAATCCCTGTTAATAGTTGAAGATGAAGATGCTATCCGCTTAACGCTAAGAGAATTTCTGACAAGAAAAGGTTATGATGTCCATGTCGCATCCGATGGTGTCGGCGCCATCAGGCAGCTTCTCGATAATAATATCGATATGATCGTATCAGATTACCGGATGCCTTCACTGGGAGGCGATTACTGGATCCGTTTCCTTCAGCATTTCTGCGCTGAGATTCCCGTTCTCATTACAAGCGGATTTCTAAGCCCTGAAATACCTATACCCTTTACTGTTATTTACAAGCCCTTCGATTACGGTGAGCTGGAAGAGCGCATCGCTTCGGAGATTGGCCGTGATTAA
- a CDS encoding regulatory protein RecX, which translates to MKERNTVSPVREESSSSQNVKLYIASITERGSSGEGFTVRLSDGSSFFVSSTFFERHGFAEGMVLEENEMDILEEEEQRVLALRKAGDLLSRAEQSSGGLFLKLKKKGFSDAVCRQAVDRVVELGLLDDERFATFWLESRLRQHPEGRNILYQGLLARGVAAESAKEALSRVVKEDVMLQAVLKAGSKLSRRYGSDEGKLRRALLRRGFSQGEIRYFFEHN; encoded by the coding sequence TTGAAAGAAAGAAATACGGTCAGCCCGGTGCGAGAAGAAAGTTCCAGTTCTCAAAACGTTAAATTGTATATCGCATCGATTACAGAAAGAGGATCATCGGGAGAGGGCTTTACAGTCCGTCTCTCCGACGGGTCCTCTTTTTTTGTCTCTTCAACTTTCTTTGAACGCCATGGCTTCGCCGAAGGCATGGTTCTTGAAGAGAATGAGATGGATATTCTCGAAGAGGAAGAGCAGCGGGTTCTGGCATTGCGAAAGGCCGGCGATCTGCTCAGCAGAGCCGAACAGAGTTCAGGCGGCCTCTTTCTCAAGCTCAAAAAAAAGGGTTTCAGTGATGCAGTATGCCGTCAAGCCGTTGATCGCGTCGTCGAGCTGGGGCTTCTGGACGATGAAAGATTCGCAACGTTCTGGCTGGAATCCCGCCTCAGACAGCATCCTGAAGGCAGAAATATTCTCTATCAGGGCCTTCTGGCCAGAGGTGTCGCTGCTGAAAGCGCTAAAGAAGCTTTAAGCCGGGTCGTAAAGGAAGATGTCATGCTTCAGGCTGTCCTTAAAGCGGGAAGCAAACTTTCCCGCCGGTACGGTTCCGATGAAGGCAAACTCCGTCGGGCCCTCCTGCGCCGCGGTTTCTCCCAGGGGGAAATCCGTTACTTTTTTGAACATAATTGA
- the rpsI gene encoding 30S ribosomal protein S9: MVKNLANGTGRRKTSVARVYLRKGTGVIKVNGKELKEYFTIGIHSDTVIRPLDVTDSLGKYDVVINVKGGGITGQAGACLHGLSRALVALDEANRPALKANGYLTRDSRMVERKKYGQPGARRKFQFSKR, translated from the coding sequence ATGGTAAAAAATCTTGCAAACGGAACAGGAAGAAGAAAGACTTCTGTTGCACGTGTATACCTCAGAAAAGGTACCGGTGTAATTAAAGTCAACGGTAAAGAACTGAAAGAATACTTCACAATCGGTATTCATTCGGATACGGTTATAAGACCCCTCGATGTTACAGACAGCCTGGGTAAATACGATGTCGTAATCAACGTGAAGGGCGGTGGTATCACCGGTCAGGCAGGTGCTTGTCTTCACGGACTGTCAAGAGCTCTCGTTGCTCTTGATGAGGCAAACAGACCGGCTCTTAAAGCTAACGGATATCTTACAAGAGACTCCAGAATGGTTGAAAGAAAGAAATACGGTCAGCCCGGTGCGAGAAGAAAGTTCCAGTTCTCAAAACGTTAA
- the rplM gene encoding 50S ribosomal protein L13, whose protein sequence is MKTIFEKPASIERKWYVIDAEGVSLGRVAVKAANILRGKNKPYYTPHQEIGDYVIIVNAEKAAVTGRKKTDKMYYRHSGYLGGLKAETYEKVLAKKPTMPMEKAVRGMLPKGPLGNKLYTNVKIYAGANHPHAAQQPVAVEV, encoded by the coding sequence ATGAAAACTATATTTGAAAAACCTGCAAGTATAGAGAGAAAATGGTACGTCATCGATGCAGAAGGCGTTTCTCTCGGTCGTGTTGCAGTAAAAGCGGCGAATATTCTCCGCGGTAAAAACAAGCCCTATTACACACCTCACCAGGAAATTGGTGATTATGTCATTATTGTAAACGCTGAAAAAGCAGCTGTTACCGGTAGAAAGAAAACTGACAAGATGTATTACCGTCACTCCGGGTATCTCGGTGGTCTGAAAGCTGAAACTTATGAAAAAGTTCTGGCAAAAAAGCCCACAATGCCCATGGAGAAAGCTGTCAGAGGCATGCTCCCCAAAGGGCCCCTCGGGAACAAGCTTTATACTAACGTGAAAATCTACGCTGGGGCTAATCATCCCCATGCCGCACAGCAGCCCGTTGCTGTGGAAGTGTAA
- a CDS encoding UvrD-helicase domain-containing protein: protein MSGSPSYLKGLNEQQLEAVTHGQEPLLILAGAGSGKTRVITTRIAWLINDMGFEPSSILAVTFTNKAAAEMSDRVQGMVSDAQGVMIKTFHSFGAWLLRRNASLLDMKSHFTIYDDDDVLSLLKTLFDEAPRNELRRYSRDISRAKDDCLQPDDDLSHINPDPSFNEIYRIYETRLRDIGNADFGDLISLPVKMLRESGELKKRIHQKFRVILVDEYQDSNGAQFQLLKELSGPDTWLAVVGDDDQSIYRFRGAEVKNILTFHESFPGTKVIKLEENYRSTGNILSIASSVVSNNSGRLGKTLWTRKGSGVKAKLFYSENQITEAQDCAENIMANSQYGETAVLYRTNAQSREFESTFRKMGIPYRLVGTLSFYSREEIKDTVAFLSFLSNSRDEVAFRRIINKPARGLGKVSLEKVFRYMLDAGGDLLEASKAALGGMKGKGAKGLTDFCRICDQLSEALGESATLAPYVDRVIRESGLLEYHRAQDEVDHSQKVRNLEELVTAADQYDGTMEGLSEFLELIELDQTMLEEEDNDPDRVTLITMHNTKGLEFDRVFITGMEEGLFPRGDEYADDDDIEEERRLFYVSITRARKELFFTSTRRRMLYGRTEDRYPSRFIDELPSELVDTIGEDSGPSGDFKPGTRLYHEDYGVGVVNKNLFNNGHTVLHVIFESGRTAVLMPEFCAHKLEKLGRAEWDS from the coding sequence GTGAGCGGTTCTCCTTCCTATCTGAAAGGTCTCAATGAACAGCAGCTCGAAGCCGTAACCCACGGACAGGAACCGCTCCTGATTCTGGCAGGCGCCGGTTCCGGTAAAACAAGAGTCATTACAACCAGGATAGCCTGGCTCATTAATGATATGGGGTTCGAGCCCTCATCTATCCTCGCCGTAACCTTTACAAACAAAGCTGCCGCTGAAATGTCCGACAGAGTCCAGGGAATGGTCAGCGATGCTCAGGGCGTCATGATCAAAACCTTTCACTCATTCGGTGCCTGGCTTTTAAGGCGGAACGCCTCTCTTCTTGATATGAAATCCCACTTCACCATCTATGACGATGACGATGTGCTTTCCCTGTTGAAAACCCTGTTCGACGAGGCTCCCCGAAACGAGCTCCGCCGCTACAGCCGCGATATCTCCCGGGCTAAAGACGATTGCCTGCAGCCCGATGATGATCTGTCCCATATCAATCCCGATCCATCGTTCAATGAAATCTACAGAATTTATGAAACCAGGCTGCGGGATATAGGCAACGCCGATTTCGGCGACCTGATCAGTCTTCCGGTGAAAATGCTCCGGGAGAGCGGCGAGTTGAAGAAGAGGATACATCAGAAGTTCCGGGTCATCCTGGTTGACGAGTATCAGGACTCCAACGGGGCGCAGTTTCAGCTGTTGAAAGAATTGTCCGGACCCGATACCTGGCTCGCTGTCGTCGGCGATGATGATCAGTCTATTTACCGTTTCCGCGGGGCGGAAGTGAAAAATATCCTCACCTTCCATGAATCCTTTCCCGGCACAAAGGTTATCAAGCTGGAGGAAAACTACCGCTCCACGGGTAATATTCTCAGTATCGCCTCATCTGTCGTTTCCAATAATTCGGGGCGCCTGGGCAAAACTCTCTGGACCAGGAAAGGCTCCGGTGTAAAGGCAAAACTTTTCTACTCGGAAAATCAGATTACCGAAGCGCAGGATTGCGCTGAAAATATCATGGCCAATAGCCAATATGGCGAAACAGCCGTTCTTTACAGGACAAACGCCCAGTCCCGGGAGTTCGAAAGCACATTCCGGAAGATGGGAATACCCTACAGGCTTGTGGGGACTCTCAGTTTCTACAGCCGCGAGGAAATCAAGGATACGGTCGCCTTTCTGAGTTTTCTCAGCAACAGCCGGGATGAAGTCGCTTTCCGGCGCATCATTAATAAGCCGGCCCGGGGCCTGGGGAAGGTTTCTCTTGAAAAAGTATTCAGATACATGCTGGATGCGGGAGGAGATCTTCTTGAAGCTTCAAAAGCGGCTCTGGGCGGCATGAAAGGAAAAGGCGCCAAAGGTTTAACCGATTTCTGCCGCATCTGCGATCAGCTGTCCGAAGCCCTGGGAGAGTCAGCGACACTGGCTCCCTACGTGGACCGGGTCATCCGGGAATCGGGACTTTTGGAGTATCACAGAGCCCAGGATGAGGTAGACCACTCCCAGAAGGTGCGAAACCTTGAAGAATTGGTGACCGCAGCCGATCAGTACGATGGAACGATGGAGGGGCTTTCCGAATTTCTGGAGCTCATTGAACTCGACCAGACTATGCTGGAGGAAGAGGATAATGATCCCGATCGCGTCACCCTCATAACCATGCATAATACGAAAGGATTGGAGTTCGACCGTGTTTTTATCACCGGTATGGAAGAGGGGCTTTTCCCCCGCGGTGACGAATACGCCGATGATGATGATATAGAAGAGGAACGCCGGCTTTTTTATGTGAGCATCACGCGGGCCAGAAAGGAACTGTTTTTCACATCGACGCGCAGGCGAATGCTTTACGGCAGAACGGAAGACCGCTATCCGTCCCGCTTTATCGATGAGCTTCCCTCGGAACTGGTCGATACTATAGGAGAGGACAGCGGTCCCTCGGGGGATTTTAAGCCGGGAACCCGTCTTTATCATGAAGATTACGGCGTTGGCGTAGTCAACAAGAATCTATTCAATAACGGGCACACTGTTCTTCATGTCATTTTTGAATCGGGGAGAACAGCCGTTCTCATGCCTGAGTTCTGCGCCCATAAACTGGAAAAGCTCGGCCGTGCCGAATGGGACAGCTGA
- the rimO gene encoding 30S ribosomal protein S12 methylthiotransferase RimO — MKQENTNSSSSPTTNTFYVENLGCSKNQVDAENMISTLVNAGWTSEETPENAELIIVNTCGFIKPAKEESINTILDFTSAYPGKKVLAAGCLSERYNQQLMDMIPELAGVFGSMAPSHITDVVEAVQKGEKPVLIPETDLSVTPRKKFFSYDRSVYVKIAEGCNNRCTFCAIPIIKGGLKSRPLDEIIAEIKQLIADGAFELNLIAQDLAGLGTDRGRKELPELLRAISAIEGKFWIRLLYIHPDRFIDEVVEIMAEDKRFLPYFDIPFQHASERILRKMGRRGTARSHLEMIASIREKLPDAVFRSTFMTGFPGENKQDFRDLLDFQRNANLNWVGFFTYSREEDTPAWNYRGALGTKLAAKSAEKRKQELEIRQSEITEALLDDFLGKTYEVLIEEKVEEENLYIGRAYFQAPEVDGLIVLHGENIRPGDVVQAKIFKRNGLDLEAVVLED, encoded by the coding sequence ATGAAACAGGAAAATACGAACTCGTCATCGTCCCCTACAACTAACACTTTTTATGTAGAGAACCTCGGTTGTTCAAAAAACCAGGTCGATGCCGAAAATATGATCTCCACACTGGTCAACGCGGGATGGACGTCTGAAGAGACTCCGGAAAATGCCGAATTGATCATTGTCAACACATGCGGTTTTATCAAACCGGCTAAAGAAGAATCGATTAATACCATTCTCGATTTCACCAGCGCCTATCCCGGAAAAAAAGTTCTGGCCGCCGGTTGTCTTTCCGAGCGATACAATCAACAGCTGATGGATATGATTCCCGAATTGGCGGGAGTTTTCGGTTCCATGGCTCCCAGCCATATAACAGATGTGGTCGAAGCGGTACAGAAAGGAGAAAAGCCGGTTCTTATTCCGGAAACCGATCTTTCGGTAACACCGAGAAAGAAGTTTTTCTCCTATGACCGTTCCGTTTATGTGAAAATAGCCGAAGGGTGTAACAATAGGTGTACATTTTGCGCTATTCCCATCATAAAAGGGGGATTGAAAAGCCGGCCTCTCGATGAAATTATTGCAGAGATCAAACAGCTTATTGCTGACGGCGCTTTCGAACTCAATCTTATAGCTCAGGATCTGGCCGGTCTGGGAACGGACCGCGGCAGAAAAGAACTTCCCGAACTTCTCAGAGCCATTTCAGCTATCGAAGGGAAATTCTGGATCCGGCTGCTTTATATCCATCCCGACCGCTTTATCGATGAAGTCGTCGAGATTATGGCAGAAGACAAGAGATTTCTTCCCTATTTTGATATTCCCTTTCAGCATGCCTCGGAAAGAATCCTGCGGAAAATGGGAAGACGGGGAACAGCCCGATCTCATCTGGAGATGATCGCTTCCATCAGGGAAAAATTGCCGGACGCGGTCTTCCGGTCCACTTTCATGACCGGATTTCCCGGAGAAAACAAACAGGATTTCCGTGATCTGCTCGATTTTCAGCGTAATGCCAATCTCAACTGGGTCGGTTTTTTCACTTATTCCCGGGAAGAGGATACTCCCGCCTGGAATTACAGAGGGGCACTGGGAACCAAACTTGCGGCGAAATCCGCAGAAAAGCGCAAACAGGAACTGGAAATCCGCCAGAGCGAGATAACCGAAGCTCTGCTCGATGATTTTCTCGGAAAAACCTATGAAGTTCTTATCGAAGAAAAAGTGGAAGAGGAAAACCTCTATATAGGACGGGCATACTTTCAGGCTCCTGAAGTGGACGGTCTGATCGTTCTTCATGGCGAGAACATTCGTCCCGGAGATGTGGTTCAGGCAAAAATCTTCAAAAGAAATGGATTGGATCTGGAAGCCGTTGTTCTGGAGGACTGA
- a CDS encoding helix-turn-helix domain-containing protein, with protein sequence MKSIGEHLRTAREEKGYSFDQVVHDTNISREYIHALEEDDFDFFPAEAYLIGFLRNYSEYLGLDPSKMVGIYKNFKISEEPVPMDLLLGKKKAAAVKKEKPESSVEKKSLPRWLIPVLAVVVVAAGVAVLFIPSFLDDGEKTDSTIEEETTSVSDEQSGPKEFFLTEDTLDINVSNGDSIKVSTGSRLLTFFVSISDEEQLISYADPSGNPGEILLEQGGEQVVLIGDQTGVYFFVKKVSSSGATIIAQKVSVDEPQAGEEPEEVVVSAIPAASADTNLTDKIVIMTETYPKAYTIDALFRGDGLFRYETDGQGRIERFYQAGERLKIDVNRNLLLWASNAGSVDLKISGQEIKIGENGQVVVRSVKWVKNNETGKYELVIVPYN encoded by the coding sequence ATGAAATCTATAGGTGAACATCTTAGAACTGCAAGAGAAGAGAAGGGTTATTCCTTCGATCAGGTCGTCCATGACACAAATATCTCCAGAGAGTACATACACGCTCTTGAGGAGGATGATTTTGATTTCTTTCCCGCCGAAGCCTATCTCATCGGTTTTCTGAGGAACTACTCGGAATATCTCGGTCTCGATCCCTCTAAAATGGTAGGGATCTATAAAAACTTTAAAATCAGCGAAGAACCGGTCCCAATGGATCTTCTGTTGGGCAAAAAGAAAGCCGCCGCTGTAAAAAAAGAGAAACCCGAGTCTTCTGTTGAGAAAAAAAGCCTTCCCCGGTGGCTGATCCCTGTCCTGGCTGTCGTTGTCGTTGCAGCCGGTGTTGCCGTTCTCTTTATCCCTTCCTTTCTCGATGACGGAGAAAAGACCGACAGCACTATAGAAGAGGAAACGACTTCTGTCTCCGATGAACAAAGCGGACCGAAAGAGTTTTTTCTGACCGAAGATACGCTGGATATCAATGTCTCCAACGGCGATTCAATTAAGGTTTCCACAGGCAGCAGACTTCTGACCTTTTTCGTCAGCATCTCCGATGAGGAGCAGCTTATTAGCTATGCCGATCCATCGGGCAATCCCGGTGAAATCCTTCTCGAACAGGGAGGAGAGCAGGTTGTTCTTATCGGGGATCAGACTGGTGTTTATTTCTTTGTAAAAAAAGTCTCGTCTTCCGGAGCGACAATTATTGCACAGAAGGTTTCAGTAGACGAGCCTCAAGCCGGCGAAGAGCCTGAAGAGGTCGTTGTCTCTGCAATTCCGGCTGCAAGTGCCGATACGAATTTAACCGATAAAATCGTCATAATGACTGAAACATATCCCAAGGCTTACACCATTGATGCTTTATTCCGGGGCGACGGGCTTTTCCGTTACGAAACAGACGGGCAGGGGCGGATTGAACGGTTCTATCAGGCGGGAGAACGCCTCAAGATAGATGTGAACCGCAATCTTCTTCTCTGGGCTTCCAATGCGGGAAGCGTCGACCTCAAGATTTCCGGACAGGAAATTAAAATCGGTGAGAACGGACAGGTTGTCGTCCGTTCGGTCAAATGGGTAAAAAATAATGAAACAGGAAAATACGAACTCGTCATCGTCCCCTACAACTAA
- a CDS encoding LolA family protein: MKHTLLITALLILPAFSLWSQETAEKFFTSVSDQHGDVTDYKAYITITKGSEVQSGTLYYKTPNLLRIDFDEPEEQVLVVNNEQLELYIPKFRVSFKQTLKKHNSATLASMVSSQGLKLLERNYRIGYLVGPEPVPLEDGSPEMVVKLKLTWMSQTEGFRELEMSINAGDKSIRRIVGVTGSFETIQFDFEDIDTLTKIPDARFEYESPSEGNEIENFLFEPEN, translated from the coding sequence ATGAAACATACCCTTCTGATTACAGCCCTGTTGATTCTTCCCGCTTTTTCTCTCTGGTCCCAGGAGACCGCCGAGAAGTTTTTCACATCCGTTTCGGATCAGCACGGAGATGTAACCGATTATAAAGCATATATAACTATCACAAAAGGAAGCGAGGTTCAGTCGGGGACCTTATATTATAAAACTCCCAATTTGCTCAGAATAGATTTTGACGAGCCCGAAGAGCAGGTTCTGGTTGTCAACAACGAACAGCTCGAGCTTTACATCCCTAAATTCCGGGTGTCGTTCAAGCAGACTTTAAAGAAGCATAATTCAGCGACGCTGGCTTCCATGGTGAGCAGCCAGGGGCTCAAGCTCCTTGAGAGGAACTACCGCATCGGTTATCTCGTCGGACCGGAACCTGTTCCTCTTGAAGACGGTTCTCCCGAAATGGTCGTAAAGCTGAAGCTCACATGGATGTCTCAGACAGAGGGATTCCGCGAGCTGGAAATGAGTATAAACGCGGGAGACAAGTCCATAAGACGGATTGTCGGTGTAACCGGTTCTTTTGAAACCATTCAGTTCGATTTCGAGGATATCGATACCTTGACGAAAATCCCCGATGCCCGTTTCGAGTATGAATCTCCCTCCGAAGGGAATGAAATAGAAAACTTTTTGTTTGAGCCGGAAAACTGA
- the pyrH gene encoding UMP kinase: MPNIKVLDFGGSIVAPDEVDTAFIKEFKVFLTKWLDEDKDNKAIIVIGGGAPARKYQQAYREIISDSDDNEADWIGIMATRINAQLIKAVFSEYCPQDVVTDPTAPESFEGRVMVAAGWKPGWSTDYDAVVLAEKFSADTVYNLSNIAKVYTDDPKKNPDAKPLDYVSWDDYKKMAGDEWTPGKNVPFDPVATKKAAELNLQVIAAAGKDLDNLQKIFDGGDFIGTVIGRK; this comes from the coding sequence ATGCCTAATATTAAAGTATTAGATTTCGGAGGCTCAATCGTAGCTCCCGATGAAGTGGATACCGCCTTTATCAAAGAGTTTAAAGTTTTTCTGACAAAATGGCTCGATGAGGACAAAGACAATAAAGCCATCATTGTAATAGGAGGCGGAGCTCCCGCCAGAAAATACCAGCAGGCATACCGGGAGATTATTTCCGACAGCGACGACAATGAAGCGGACTGGATCGGCATTATGGCCACAAGAATCAATGCCCAGCTTATCAAAGCTGTTTTCAGTGAATACTGTCCGCAGGATGTCGTTACCGACCCGACGGCACCCGAGTCATTTGAAGGCCGGGTTATGGTTGCTGCGGGCTGGAAGCCCGGATGGTCGACAGATTACGATGCTGTTGTTCTTGCAGAGAAATTCAGCGCCGATACGGTGTACAACCTGTCCAACATAGCCAAAGTCTATACTGATGATCCGAAGAAAAACCCCGATGCGAAACCACTCGATTATGTGAGCTGGGACGATTATAAAAAAATGGCCGGCGATGAGTGGACTCCCGGCAAGAACGTCCCCTTCGACCCTGTAGCAACAAAAAAAGCGGCGGAACTGAACCTCCAGGTCATTGCTGCAGCAGGCAAAGATCTTGACAACCTGCAGAAAATCTTTGACGGTGGGGATTTCATCGGAACTGTTATCGGACGGAAATGA
- a CDS encoding radical SAM protein, with the protein MDYRNCRLCPRMCGVDRTAGIKGFCGQSDVLRIGTAALHFGEEPPLTGEGGSGTIFFSGCTMGCPFCQNWQISRGQIGAEISVDTLTDIMLELERRGAENINFVTGTHFLPSIVPAVKAAKKRGLSIPLLWNCSGYETEEAIDLLDTFIDIYLPDYKASEPHLTKRLYQAEDYPRIVEKALIRMASGRPLEFSEEGLMRRGVIIRHLVLPGELESSRKFLKWYAEELLEKALVSVMVQYSPVHIPGNKIKIPERYISHEEYERLLDWMDEYGIEEGFFQDLEQTNDWLPDFRNSVPFPSKQTRVIWSAVTKDFIDQ; encoded by the coding sequence ATGGATTACAGAAACTGCCGTCTCTGCCCCCGCATGTGCGGTGTCGACAGAACCGCCGGCATTAAGGGGTTCTGCGGACAGAGCGATGTTCTGCGGATCGGTACGGCGGCCCTACATTTCGGGGAAGAGCCGCCACTTACAGGAGAAGGTGGCAGCGGAACGATATTTTTCAGCGGCTGCACCATGGGGTGTCCTTTTTGTCAGAACTGGCAGATCAGCCGCGGTCAGATCGGAGCGGAGATCTCAGTCGATACGTTGACCGATATAATGCTGGAGCTGGAGAGAAGAGGGGCTGAAAATATCAACTTCGTGACGGGGACGCATTTTCTGCCTTCGATTGTTCCGGCTGTCAAAGCCGCTAAGAAAAGAGGTTTGTCCATACCGCTTCTCTGGAACTGTTCCGGATATGAGACTGAGGAAGCAATTGATCTGCTCGATACCTTTATAGACATTTATCTGCCCGATTACAAAGCCTCGGAGCCTCATCTGACTAAGAGACTCTATCAGGCGGAGGATTATCCCCGAATCGTCGAAAAAGCTCTTATCAGGATGGCTTCCGGCCGGCCCCTCGAATTTTCTGAAGAGGGACTGATGAGAAGAGGCGTTATCATACGGCACCTGGTTCTTCCGGGAGAACTGGAATCGAGCCGGAAGTTTCTCAAGTGGTATGCAGAAGAGTTACTGGAAAAAGCACTTGTTTCTGTGATGGTGCAGTATTCGCCTGTTCATATACCGGGTAATAAAATAAAAATTCCCGAACGATATATTTCTCATGAGGAATATGAGCGGCTTCTCGACTGGATGGATGAATATGGAATTGAAGAGGGATTTTTCCAGGATCTGGAACAGACAAATGACTGGCTGCCGGATTTCAGGAACTCCGTTCCGTTCCCTTCGAAACAGACCCGCGTAATCTGGTCAGCCGTCACAAAAGATTTCATCGATCAGTGA